Genomic segment of Kogia breviceps isolate mKogBre1 chromosome 9, mKogBre1 haplotype 1, whole genome shotgun sequence:
TTTATAGGTTTCAAATATAAAACCTGAAGTTTTGTTTAGTGCCATTTTAAGTCACCCTATCAAATTCTACCACCTTCCATAATAGAGCTTCAAAGAATTTGGCTCATCAAGCACTTGTGAAATGGGGTTCAGAATGGGCATGTTCTTTGAAAGACCCTATGGCTCAGGCTTTAGAAGTATATTTTAGGAATGGTTTTTCAAGACTTCCATAGGAATACATAGTTAGGTTAGTAGCATCTTTGAGGGCTTTGTTATCCCTGTATATAACAGCATAGTATTGGCCTCAAATGACAGCTCCAATGAGTTGAGGGGACAGGTGAAGTGAAGTTTCACTCCCTAATCCCTGAGGTTTCTCAAGAGCTGCCTCCTTGAGTGTAAATTATGGTGGAAATGAGATCAATGTAGCAGAAAGACAGGACAACCGGGTTTAGTGGGTTTATCCTAGcttctattttcacttttctcttcttccttccaatAAGTTAATTATCATCAAAATATggcagaaataaggaaaaaaagggcAGGTGGGGAGTAGTAATATAGCTATATTTTCTGACtaatagattctttttttctttttctggtttttgtaggTTTTCCAGTGAataacaacagcagcattaaTGCTCAGAATTTTAGTTTTAAACCAAGCTCTGGATTTGCTTCTGCCCCTTCTGGAAGCCCTTCTGTGTTTGGGAATACTCCAGCATTTGGAGCTGTACCCTCCGCCAATTCTGCCATCACTGCTTCTACTCCAGCTTTTGGACTTGGGAAACCCCAAATCACATCTGctgcttcattttcatttaaaagcccTGCAGCTTCTGGTTTTGGATCATCCGGATTTTCAGGATTTCCAGCTTCTGTGGCAGCAGGCCCTGTTGGAGCTCCAGAGGCCCCAGCCTTTGGAAGTGGCAGTTCTTCGGCTGGTTTTGGTAGTCCAGGCTCACAGTCTCACACTGCTTTTTCCAAGTCATCCAGTGACACCTTTGGAAACAGCAACATATCCACCTCTCTCTCATTCTCAAATGGCAGCACCACAACAGATAATGTATTATTCACACCCAGGAATCAACTAACAGCAGAAGAACTGGAACAATTTCAATCCAAGAAATTTACTCTGGGAAAAATTCCATTAAAGCCACCTCCTGTGGaacttctaaatatttaaatgagtaattttaaatacagaaaagaacagcttttaaaattgttttgagtGGTTCTTATGAAAGGgcggagatatatatatatatacacacatatacatatatataagaagTATAAACTTTCAATAATAGGAGTTTTTAAATTTAGCATTTTCTTCTTGAGTGTaactatttaaaacattaaaaactcagcagcggatttttttttttttttggctataatTATGAGTGGAACTGAAAAAACTGTCAGGGTGCACTGaataaagtacttttttttttttttttttttttttttttttttggtggtacacgggcctctcactgttgtggcctcccctgttgtggagcgcaggctgcggacgcacaggctcagcgcccatggctcacaggctcagccagccgctgtgcggcatgtgggatcctcccagaccggggcacgaacccatgtcccctgcatcggcaggcggactctcaaccactgcaccaccagggaagccgtaggTACTTTTCTTATTCTACGTCACTTTACTCTcttaccatttaaaattttacttttaaacattttttttaaaggaaggagaTAATTTCTAGAACcagcagagaaaaaaatgcttaaatgTTTAGCCTACTTACCAAATAAACATCGGTAGCATGACTTTCCTTCATGTTAAAGAAGATTCTctaaaagagagaaataacaatttttaaagggtGAAAACTTTTTAGGACCTAAGAAACATTTTCCCCTCATATTTTTTCCTCATCAGTTTTGGCTCTCTCATGGACCATTTGAGTTTTCTTCAACAATTTTGGGCTGATTTTTATCTTGGCCTAATTTTTATGTaattctgttttttcctcacaTTATCCCATCAAGTGGATGGATTGTAAGAGGAGTAGAAATTATGATCTCTTGTgaataaatagtatatatatatatatatatatatatatatcctttgtaGTTGCATAAAACATTTCTGGAAGAATATGTAAGAAACTTGCTAACAATGATTACCTCTGGGAAAAGAATTGGTGTCTGGGTTAGGAGAAATACTTAACTTTATATACCATTTTGAACTGTTTGAATATTTCACCATGTACATgcattactttgtttttttaattaaaagaaaatcaggaaaattAAGAAAGGATTAGGAAGCTTTTTTCAACTGAAAACAGCAACATTATTGGCAAGTTTAATGATACTTATGATCTAGCTAGTTTTTCTAGCTGCActtttgaaaagcatttttttaatacaaatttatttacttattatttgtttttggttgggttgggttttcattgtggtatgtgggcttcacaTTGCTGTGGCGTctcgtgttgcagagcatgggatctaggcgtgcaggcttcagtagttgtggcacaggggctcagtagttgtggcttgtgggctctagagctcaggctcagtaattgtggcacacgggctcagttgctccacagcatgcgggatcctcccaggccagggctcgaacctgtgttccttgcattggcaggcagattcttaaccactgtgccaccagggaagcccgaaaagcattatttttaaactaagaaaTAACTCTTTATTCAAGATGCATTTTctctagacttttttttaagtaacagagAAGGGGCTTTATAACTGGAAAAAAGTTTTTGAACAAATCTAGGCTGCTTTCTTCTACCTCCATTTACATTATTTTGGTATGCTCTTATTCCTTTATGGTATATTTCTTAAAAcacttttttataaaatatgtttattataataaatttggaaatttccaacaaggaaattaaaattatcaGTAGTCTTCTCCCTGCTTCCCCCAAATAGTTTATGTAGAGCGGTGAGGATTCACCAGCTATTTCTAGAGTTTCTATTAGAATTCTCAGACATGTTTGgatctccctgtgtcctcagatTGAGGGAGTCATATCTTGTATATCTTATATATGGTTGATCCAAATACCCAGAGACTTGTTATGAGTTGAAGCATATGTGTCAGAATTCTGTGTTCCTTTCTCAAGCCTCAAAAATTACACAGCTAGCATTGCGAGAACAGTTTCCTAACACAGATCTGGctttgaagttatttttttaagtgaaaataaaaactattaaaagataTGCACTCCACGTGATTTTAGCATATATGCAAAGGGTTTAATCCTCAGGGGATCCAGATTCTCTGTTACACTTTTTGAAGAACTGTATGACTCAAACTAACAGTTTTGGAACCCcagcatttagaataaaatctacTCAAGGGGGTGTATGTTTGAAACCATCCTTGGTATAGAGGTGATAAATAGACCCTAAGTTCCTGCTTTGGTCGTAAGCTCTAAAGACTTTCCAATGTTTTTTTCAACTTACAGTTGACTCCTAGAGTTGTCCTACCCTGATGGAATGAACCCTGTGGTACCGTTAGGTTGGTTACAGGCTTACCAGGCTCCCTTGGGTCCCAATTGAACTTCCCAATGTCCTGGAAGCTTGAGGATGCAGATTAAGAGCCCAGTGTTTCTAAACCTGCCTGACCATAAGGATCACCTGGGGTACTGATTAAATAATATATCCATTGGGCTAGGCCTGGGAATGTGTTTTTTTTACCAAGTGACCCATGAGATCCTTCAGGCAAGTTTGGGAAACTAGCCTATCCAACTACATTTAGGCTACTTAGTAATACGCAATTTGGGAGTTGTGATTGTTGGAAGTCTATtttctgtgcacacacacaaaaattagatCCAAAGTTTTCAGATAGTGCACTtgtcaaaaagtacaaataggTGCTATGAGTTCCTTAAAGGTGTGAGAAACTAAAGCAAAGAAGTCCACAAAGTAGAAGTCAGCAGTATGCATGCATATTGGTACCAGGGGTCCAAGGAGGCCAGGAACTCCTAGACAGGCCCTAAGGGGTAGCAGGGCTTCAGAAAACCAGAAACAGGTAACACTGAGGTGGTGGTGGCCAGGCATAAATGTAGGGTTTCAAGACCCTAAGAGAGAGTGGAAGGGAAAAGGCAACCAGGCACAAGAGCAAGTGCCACCATCTGGATTTATTCAGTGAGGCAAGAACCGATTCTAGCAGAGCTGGTCGAACTGAAAGTATACCCAAACTAAGCACAAACAGCATCCCTTCACAGCTTCTACAACAGCTGTCCCTTTTACTTAGGACTTAGAGCAAGGGACAGAATTgtatataacaattgtatataATTGTTTTATTACAAGTAAACTGATTTAACTAGGTTGATTATCTGGTCACAGATTAGAAGGGGAGAAGTGTAACAGCTGAGAGCTGActagaaggggagagagaggctgaTACTAAAACTATTTAAAAGGCATAACATGATTTAGCTACATAGTATTGTTCATAAGAGTAAAATAATTCAATCCAGTGTCTAACAACAGGAAATTGGTTAATGTGGTAGGTTCACATATTGGAATACTAAACAGCCTTTGTAAATGACCTAGAAGAATAGGGAATAAACTTGGAAAGTTTTCACTCTGTAGTCAATGGGCAAAACCTGTTATAAAACAGCATGTACAATGTGGTCCAATTTGGGGGGAAAGTGTATATTCATGGGAGGACAAAACCTAAAATTAATAATAGCTcagatttgtttggtttttttattgtggtttaaaaaaaaaacaacattaaatttaccatcttaaacatttttaagttcaGCGGCATTAagttacattcacattgttgtacaacagatctcTGGAACTATTTCATCTTGCCAAACTGAAACTGTATACCCACTGAACATTATtaattccccctccctcctttctccagtACTTGGCAATCacatttctactttttgtttctgtgatttgactactttagatacctcatatgagtagaatcatacagtaattGTCCTTTTAtgctggcttacttcacttagcataacgtccttGAGGCTCATCCTTGTAGAATGTGaccaaattttcttctttttttaagtttgcataatattccattgtatgtattgtATGAACCACATTTCaattatccattcagctgttaatggaatttgggttgcttctacctcttggctactgtaaataatgttttaatgaaCATCTCTTAAAGATCCTGATTTGaattcttttggttatatacccagaaatgggtttgctggatcatatggcagctctgtgtttagttttttgagaagcctTTACACTGCCCTTCATAGGAGTTacaccattttacgttcccaccagcagggtttcagtttctccacatccaccCCAACACTTAGTTTCTTGTTTTGATAGTGGCCttcctaataggtgtgaggtgatatctcgtgattttgatttgtatttctcttatgattagtgctgttgagtactaatatgcttgttggccatttgtatatcttctttggagcacTATCTATCTATTGAacacctttgcccattttttaattgggttattggttttcttgttgagttttagAAATTCCCTATGTATTCTGAATGTTAAccctttatcatatatatgatttgcaaatattttcacccattccatagattgccttttcactctgtggaTTGTTTCCTTTGACACACATAAGTTTTgaagtttgatatagtcccatttgtctatttttgcttctatTGTCTGTGTTTTTGGTATCAcattcaagaaatcattgccaaatccaatgtcctgaagcttttctcctatgttttcctctagtagttttatacttttaggtcttacatttaggtctttaacctattttAATTTTGGTCCATGGCATAAGGTAAgcgtccaacttcattcttttgcatgtaaataTACAGGTTTcctagtaccatttgttgaaaagactatctttcccTATTTTGTAGTTTTGACATCTTTGCCAAAAATTATTTGGCTATATAggcaagggtttatttctaggctctagTCTCTGTTTCATTGGTCTGTATATCTGCCTTTATGCCACTACCAGACTGTCTCAATTGGTGTTGCACTGTAGCTGGTTTTGGAAAGGAAATGTGAGGCCTCCAACTCtgatctttttcaagattattttggctattcagggtaccTTGAAATTTCGTAtgcattttaggattttttttctacttctgcagAAAAATGACATTGGGTTTTTGAtatgaattgcattgaatcttaaCATCACTTTATGTAGTATGCACATTTTACCAATATTAAGTCTCCCAAACCATAAGCACAGcatgtctccatttatttgtgtcttctttgatttcttttagcaatgttttatagttttcagtgtactagtctttcacctccttggttaagcttattcctatgtattttatccattttgatgCCATAGTTCatgtgattgttttcttaattttcttttcacattagccattattagtgtatagaaatacacctgctttttgtgtgttgattttgtatcctgctactttgctgaaatTACTTATTAATTGTAACAgggtatttttgtgtgtgtgcatgaggtCTTTACGGTTTTCT
This window contains:
- the NUP42 gene encoding nucleoporin NUP42 isoform X2 translates to MGRKMRRNFCFTDISPEELRLEYHNFLTSSNLQSYLHSIQQLINQWRNRVNELKSLNTSTTIALLSDIKGGVNQAAPAFGFGSRPSVTFASPGFPVNNNSSINAQNFSFKPSSGFASAPSGSPSVFGNTPAFGAVPSANSAITASTPAFGLGKPQITSAASFSFKSPAASGFGSSGFSGFPASVAAGPVGAPEAPAFGSGSSSAGFGSPGSQSHTAFSKSSSDTFGNSNISTSLSFSNGSTTTDNVLFTPRNQLTAEELEQFQSKKFTLGKIPLKPPPVELLNI